From the genome of Armatimonadota bacterium, one region includes:
- a CDS encoding DUF503 domain-containing protein: MEDGQIIVGVVRVELSLPGARGLKDKRRLVTGLIERAQNRFRVCAAEVDHQDNWRRATVAFACLSTSTSHAHAVLAKVADFVERQADLVVMEFQVEIR, encoded by the coding sequence TTGGAGGATGGGCAGATCATCGTCGGCGTCGTCCGCGTTGAACTGAGCCTGCCAGGCGCAAGAGGGCTGAAGGACAAGCGCCGTCTGGTCACGGGATTGATTGAAAGGGCGCAGAACCGGTTTCGTGTCTGCGCCGCCGAGGTGGACCACCAGGACAACTGGCGACGCGCGACCGTTGCGTTCGCCTGTCTTTCGACCTCCACGAGCCACGCGCACGCAGTCCTGGCCAAGGTGGCCGATTTCGTCGAGCGCCAGGCGGACCTGGTCGTGATGGAGTTCCAGGTCGAAATCCGGTGA
- the rbfA gene encoding 30S ribosome-binding factor RbfA, with product MAGTRAQRLAEVIRTEASDIIRQGLKDPRIGFISITDVVVSGDLRHAKIFVSVLGDQEAKQRTMAGLNRATGYVRSQLGARLAMRFVPEILFRLDESIERGARVSSLLREVDQEGARGPSGDHSPDA from the coding sequence ATGGCTGGCACCCGCGCCCAACGGCTTGCCGAGGTGATTCGAACCGAGGCCAGCGACATTATCCGGCAGGGCCTCAAGGACCCGCGCATCGGGTTCATTTCCATAACCGACGTGGTGGTCAGCGGGGACCTTCGTCACGCCAAGATATTCGTGAGCGTGCTCGGTGACCAGGAGGCCAAGCAGCGGACGATGGCAGGGTTGAATCGGGCAACGGGGTACGTCCGCTCCCAGCTGGGCGCCAGGCTGGCGATGCGGTTCGTGCCGGAGATCCTCTTCCGCCTCGACGAGTCCATCGAGCGCGGGGCCCGCGTGTCGTCCCTGCTGCGTGAAGTTGACCAGGAGGGAGCGCGTGGACCCTCGGGAGACCATAGCCCGGACGCTTAG